In Elaeis guineensis isolate ETL-2024a chromosome 1, EG11, whole genome shotgun sequence, a genomic segment contains:
- the LOC109504811 gene encoding putative UDP-rhamnose:rhamnosyltransferase 1: protein MANTGHGNVVKWLKKQTPESTVYVSLGSEATLSNELVHELAFGLELSGLSFFWALKRKGEEVELLPKGFEDRIAARGMVAVDWMPQLEILACSSVGGFFTHSGWSSFIEGLAFGHPLILLPIFGDQGINARVMVEKKVGLEVERDEETGSFTREAVAKVLRLVMVEEEGKKLRETAKRMREVFSNKDIHDRYMDAFVHYLKDHMRCRSLAV from the coding sequence ATGGCAAACACTGGCCATGGGAACGTCGTTAAGTGGCTAAAGAAGCAAACTCCTGAGTCTACAGTCTATGTTTCTTTAGGGAGTGAGGCCACATTAAGCAACGAGCTCGTGCACGAGCTGGCATTTGGGCTTGAACTCTCTGGCCTGTCGTTCTTCTGGGCTCTCAAGAGGAAGGGAGAAGAGGTAGAGCTACTGCCGAAGGGGTTCGAGGACCGGATCGCAGCCCGTGGGATGGTTGCCGTGGATTGGATGCCTCAGCTGGAGATTCTGGCATGTTCGTCTGTTGGGGGTTTCTTCACACACTCTGGTTGGAGCTCGTTCATCGAAGGGCTTGCATTCGGGCATCCACTCATCCTCCTGCCCATTTTCGGCGATCAGGGGATCAACGCTCGGGTGATGGTGGAGAAGAAGGTCGGGTTGGAGGTGGAGAGGGATGAGGAAACTGGCTCGTTTACGAGGGAAGCCGtggctaaggtattgagattggTGATGGTGGAAGAAGAGGGAAAGAAGCTCAGAGAAACAGCTAAACGAATGAGGGAGGTCTTCAGTAACAAGGACATCCATGACCGTTACATGGATGCTTTCGTTCACTACTTGAAAGATCACATGAGATGCAGATCATTGGCAGTGTAA
- the LOC105060612 gene encoding cellulose synthase-like protein E6 isoform X1 — MGGGGEGPLFETKGGKGRFWYKLYACSVFVGVCLIWVYRAIHIPKLGEGRWIWLALFGAELWFGFYWVLNQSVRWNPVYRHTFKERLSQRYQDKLPNVDVFVCTADPMIEPPAMVINTVLSVMAYEYSPEKLSVYLSDDAGSELTFYALLEASCFAKSWIPFCKKFKVEPRSPAAYFKEERIGPKDGLQAAEWEKTKSLYTEMENRINDVVKFGKVSENIRQQHRGFLEWNRATTSQDHQAILHIFIDGRDKNAIDDEGFTLPTLVYMAREKRPYRHHNFKAGAMNSLLKVSSEISNGAVILNVDCDMYSNNSETIKDALCFFMDEEKGHEIAYVQLPQLFNNITKNDIYGSLLALVFKVDFHGLDGYGGPLYVGSGCFHRRDCLCGKQFNGTCKAAIQVKDRNMEASVSTLEERAKSLITCTYEDNTEWGKEMGLKYGCPVEDVITGLAIQCRGWKSIYFNPSRAGFLGVAPVTLAQTLVQHKRWSEGDFQIFLSRYCPFLYGKRKLKLGLQMGYSIYCLWAPCSFSTLYYVIIPSFTLLHGISLFPKVCDIWFVPFSYVITATTIFNLWEALSIGYTMKQWWNEQRMYLFKRLASYSFAFIDTILKHLGLNKSTFIITAKVADDEVLKRYEQEIMEFGSPSPMFTVLATLAMLNLVCLIGGTKRLVLDEGIGLLGPMLLQFVLCGSVVLINMPVYQAMFFRNDAGCMPTSITLTSVALAMLAYIVPEQYFRFPRIS; from the exons atgggaGGAGGAGGTGAGGGTCCTCTGTTTGAGACCAAGGGAGGAAAGGGAAGGTTTTGGTATAAACTCTATGCTTGCTCTGTGTTCGTTGGGGTGTGTTTAATCTGGGTGTACAGAGCTATCCACATCCCCAAGCTTGGAGAAGGGAGGTGGATATGGTTGGCGCTCTTTGGAGCTGAGCTCTGGTTCGGTTTCTACTGGGTTCTCAACCAATCCGTGCGCTGGAATCCAGTATATCGTCACACCTTCAAAGAAAGGCTCTCCCAGAG atACCAAGACAAGTTGCCCAATGTCGACGTTTTCGTGTGCACAGCAGACCCAATGATAGAACCACCGGCTATGGTGATCAACACTGTTCTTTCAGTCATGGCATATGAGTACTCGCCGGAGAAGCTTAGTGTCTACCTCTCTGATGATGCTGGGTCTGAGCTCACATTCTATGCTCTCTTAGAGGCGTCTTGTTTTGCAAAATCTTGGATACCTTTTTGCAAGAAGTTCAAGGTGGAGCCTAGATCTCCAGCTGCTTATTTTAAAGAAGAACGTATAGGCCCAAAAGATGGCCTACAAGCTGCTGAATGGGAAAAAACAAAG AGCTTGTACACAGAAATGGAAAACCGAATCAATGATGTTGTGAAATTTGGGAAGGTGTCAGAAAATATTCGCCAACAACATAGAGGATTTCTTGAGTGGAACAGGGCTACAACTTCTCAAGATCACCAAGCCATTCTCCAT ATTTTTATTGATGGGAGAGACAAGAATGCTATTGATGATGAAGGCTTTACACTGCCCACATTGGTTTACATGGCTCGTGAGAAGAGACCCTATCGCCACCATAATTTCAAAGCTGGAGCTATGAATTCTCTG TTAAAGGTTTCATCAGAGATTAGCAATGGAGCGGTTATTCTCAATGTTGACTGCGATATGTATTCAAACAATTCAGAAACCATAAAAGATGCGTTATGTTTCTTTATGGATGAAGAGAAGGGCCATGAGATCGCATATGTGCAACTTCCACAGCTCTTCAATAACATAACCAAGAATGACATTTATGGCAGTTTACTAGCATTGGTTTTTAAG GTGGATTTTCATGGTTTGGATGGATATGGGGGGCCTCTATATGTGGGATCTGGTTGTTTCCACAGAAGAGACTGTCTCTGTGGGAAACAATTCAATGGAACTTGTAAAGCAGCAATTCAAGTAAAAGATAGGAACATGGAAGCTAGTGTATCCACTTTGGAGGAGAGAGCAAAAAGTCTTATTACCTGCACCTATGAGGACAACACTGAGTGGGGAAAAGAG ATGGGATTAAAGTATGGATGCCCGGTGGAGGATGTTATCACTGGCTTGGCAATCCAATGCAGGGGCTGGAAATCCATCTACTTCAATCCTTCAAGAGCGGGCTTCTTGGGTGTTGCCCCTGTGACATTGGCACAGACACTAGTGCAGCACAAGAGATGGTCTGAGGGGGATTTTCAAATATTCTTATCCAGGTATTGCCCCTTCCTCTATGGGAAGCGGAAATTAAAGCTGGGCCTTCAAATGGGATACAGTATATACTGCCTATGGGCTCCTTGCTCCTTTTCAACACTGTACTATGTTATCATCCCTTCCTTCACCCTCCTGCATGGCATTTCCTTGTTTCCAAAA GTATGTGACATATGGTTCGTGCCATTCTCATATGTGATCACGGCTACAACTATATTTAATTTATGGGAGGCACTGTCGATTGGATATACAATGAAACAGTGGTGGAACGAGCAAAGGATGTATTTGTTCAAGAGATTGGCTTCTTACTCCTTTGCATTCATTGACACAATCCTTAAGCATCTGGGTCTTAACAAGTCCACATTCATCATCACAGCAAAGGTGGCTGATGATGAGGTCTTGAAGAGATATGAGCAAGAGATCATGGAATTCGGCTCGCCTTCTCCCATGTTCACAGTCCTAGCGACGCTTGCGATGCTAAACCTTGTTTGCCTGATAGGTGGAACCAAGAGGCTGGTGTTGGATGAAGGAATTGGTCTACTTGGCCCAATGCTACTGCAGTTTGTTCTCTGTGGGTCTGTTGTCCTCATCAACATGCCCGTCTACCAAGCAATGTTCTTCCGCAACGATGCGGGATGCATGCCGACCTCCATCACATTGACATCTGTTGCTCTGGCCATGTTAGCTTACATAGTTCCTGAGCAGTATTTTAGGTTTCCAAGAATTTCTTAA
- the LOC105060612 gene encoding cellulose synthase-like protein E6 isoform X2 yields MIEPPAMVINTVLSVMAYEYSPEKLSVYLSDDAGSELTFYALLEASCFAKSWIPFCKKFKVEPRSPAAYFKEERIGPKDGLQAAEWEKTKSLYTEMENRINDVVKFGKVSENIRQQHRGFLEWNRATTSQDHQAILHIFIDGRDKNAIDDEGFTLPTLVYMAREKRPYRHHNFKAGAMNSLLKVSSEISNGAVILNVDCDMYSNNSETIKDALCFFMDEEKGHEIAYVQLPQLFNNITKNDIYGSLLALVFKVDFHGLDGYGGPLYVGSGCFHRRDCLCGKQFNGTCKAAIQVKDRNMEASVSTLEERAKSLITCTYEDNTEWGKEMGLKYGCPVEDVITGLAIQCRGWKSIYFNPSRAGFLGVAPVTLAQTLVQHKRWSEGDFQIFLSRYCPFLYGKRKLKLGLQMGYSIYCLWAPCSFSTLYYVIIPSFTLLHGISLFPKVCDIWFVPFSYVITATTIFNLWEALSIGYTMKQWWNEQRMYLFKRLASYSFAFIDTILKHLGLNKSTFIITAKVADDEVLKRYEQEIMEFGSPSPMFTVLATLAMLNLVCLIGGTKRLVLDEGIGLLGPMLLQFVLCGSVVLINMPVYQAMFFRNDAGCMPTSITLTSVALAMLAYIVPEQYFRFPRIS; encoded by the exons ATGATAGAACCACCGGCTATGGTGATCAACACTGTTCTTTCAGTCATGGCATATGAGTACTCGCCGGAGAAGCTTAGTGTCTACCTCTCTGATGATGCTGGGTCTGAGCTCACATTCTATGCTCTCTTAGAGGCGTCTTGTTTTGCAAAATCTTGGATACCTTTTTGCAAGAAGTTCAAGGTGGAGCCTAGATCTCCAGCTGCTTATTTTAAAGAAGAACGTATAGGCCCAAAAGATGGCCTACAAGCTGCTGAATGGGAAAAAACAAAG AGCTTGTACACAGAAATGGAAAACCGAATCAATGATGTTGTGAAATTTGGGAAGGTGTCAGAAAATATTCGCCAACAACATAGAGGATTTCTTGAGTGGAACAGGGCTACAACTTCTCAAGATCACCAAGCCATTCTCCAT ATTTTTATTGATGGGAGAGACAAGAATGCTATTGATGATGAAGGCTTTACACTGCCCACATTGGTTTACATGGCTCGTGAGAAGAGACCCTATCGCCACCATAATTTCAAAGCTGGAGCTATGAATTCTCTG TTAAAGGTTTCATCAGAGATTAGCAATGGAGCGGTTATTCTCAATGTTGACTGCGATATGTATTCAAACAATTCAGAAACCATAAAAGATGCGTTATGTTTCTTTATGGATGAAGAGAAGGGCCATGAGATCGCATATGTGCAACTTCCACAGCTCTTCAATAACATAACCAAGAATGACATTTATGGCAGTTTACTAGCATTGGTTTTTAAG GTGGATTTTCATGGTTTGGATGGATATGGGGGGCCTCTATATGTGGGATCTGGTTGTTTCCACAGAAGAGACTGTCTCTGTGGGAAACAATTCAATGGAACTTGTAAAGCAGCAATTCAAGTAAAAGATAGGAACATGGAAGCTAGTGTATCCACTTTGGAGGAGAGAGCAAAAAGTCTTATTACCTGCACCTATGAGGACAACACTGAGTGGGGAAAAGAG ATGGGATTAAAGTATGGATGCCCGGTGGAGGATGTTATCACTGGCTTGGCAATCCAATGCAGGGGCTGGAAATCCATCTACTTCAATCCTTCAAGAGCGGGCTTCTTGGGTGTTGCCCCTGTGACATTGGCACAGACACTAGTGCAGCACAAGAGATGGTCTGAGGGGGATTTTCAAATATTCTTATCCAGGTATTGCCCCTTCCTCTATGGGAAGCGGAAATTAAAGCTGGGCCTTCAAATGGGATACAGTATATACTGCCTATGGGCTCCTTGCTCCTTTTCAACACTGTACTATGTTATCATCCCTTCCTTCACCCTCCTGCATGGCATTTCCTTGTTTCCAAAA GTATGTGACATATGGTTCGTGCCATTCTCATATGTGATCACGGCTACAACTATATTTAATTTATGGGAGGCACTGTCGATTGGATATACAATGAAACAGTGGTGGAACGAGCAAAGGATGTATTTGTTCAAGAGATTGGCTTCTTACTCCTTTGCATTCATTGACACAATCCTTAAGCATCTGGGTCTTAACAAGTCCACATTCATCATCACAGCAAAGGTGGCTGATGATGAGGTCTTGAAGAGATATGAGCAAGAGATCATGGAATTCGGCTCGCCTTCTCCCATGTTCACAGTCCTAGCGACGCTTGCGATGCTAAACCTTGTTTGCCTGATAGGTGGAACCAAGAGGCTGGTGTTGGATGAAGGAATTGGTCTACTTGGCCCAATGCTACTGCAGTTTGTTCTCTGTGGGTCTGTTGTCCTCATCAACATGCCCGTCTACCAAGCAATGTTCTTCCGCAACGATGCGGGATGCATGCCGACCTCCATCACATTGACATCTGTTGCTCTGGCCATGTTAGCTTACATAGTTCCTGAGCAGTATTTTAGGTTTCCAAGAATTTCTTAA